The following proteins are encoded in a genomic region of Burkholderia cepacia:
- a CDS encoding non-ribosomal peptide synthetase, with product MQEAMLFHAVHSPGARSSFNQLSCRIAGSLDPALFHAAWQQLVDRHPVMRTSFHWEAFDKPMQVVHAHATLPWVQDDWRDLPEDQQRARWSAHLESDLAEGFALDRAPLVRCRLVRVAEDAYLFSWSHHHILADGWCLSLVIEEIFQVYGALTRGLPPALPPVRPYRDYIQWLQQHEPQAARQYWTRYLEGFRTPTPLPTAARAQAGERFGEGLAQVQADLSADLSARLRQFAARHHVTLNTLAQAAWALVLSRYSGETDVVFGAVVSGRGANLPGIETMLGLFINTVPVRVRVDPRQPLAPWLKMIQARVAARAPFEHTPLPDIQRCSEVPLTTPLFESNITFMNYPLDESLTHGAHGLAVDEVQLYNRADIPLEFVVTARDDWKMELSFDPRRFDEDAMQRMLGHVAATLDAFTADPNRLLGRMPILPEAERRQLLDTFNDTAVPFDAALTVVHRLEQAAADHPERPAVEYRDVVLSAGELNARANRTAHRLLAAVELKPDALVAICMHRSERLMEAILAVWKCGAAYIPIDPNFPAARIRTILEDSGADLVMTCDGLLPAELAALAPVVSLDAATDIVDDANPGRPVSPDSLAYVIYTSGSTGKPKGAMVEHAGMLNHMLAEIDEFSISASSVIAQTAPHCFDISVWQFFTAPLVGGKTVIVDDERIRDPACFLEYLESARISILELVPSYLSALLDRASERPALMRHLRHLLVTGEMVSPALVKQWFDVFPDIAVVNAYGPAEASDDVAQHRMAHAPNTPYVPVGKPIRNVRIYVVDPQMNLCPIGIPGELCVSGVAVGRGYLNNEAGTREAFVEDPFHPARGVRMYRTRDIGCYLPDGTLVLHGRKDHQLKIRGYRIELGEIDNALAAIPEIRQAAALDYRDEAGRAALCAYVAFRDGASLSDAEIAAALSATLPAYMVPGIYVVLDALPLSGNGKIDRKALPPLDRSRLSAAGQGPALPRTPTETLLCRIWGEALGIPSPGIHDNIFALGGDSILSMRIVALAAKAGLKITTRLIFQHPTVAELAAVATRGEAQAAEFVASSGPLPLTPIQKRFFSQRKDDQDQYNQAVLLDVPPDLDPVALRQALRHAAKWHDALRLRFRADASGWIQEVVDDPEIPVGVLDIRADQLAQHVAHAHASLNLADGPVLRANLFRVDEGRSLRLLLVAHHLVIDGVSWGALLETVYDAYTRLRSGKAPEFAGSGASWTAWTRALSNWAGSGAANADLAHWQALARSTPPGLPLDRAATADANTVSSAETIVVELGESATAALLAAAPRAYDARINDLLLAALARVVSDWSGCADVLLDLEAHGREEHVADLDVSRTVGWFTSLFPVLLKVDAGPHDPARLVASVKAQLRAVPAAGISYGVLQDRLDGPAPQPRLLFNYLGQIDQVLTAARDWKQAAEPSGDGRNANQQREHLLDINAYVTGNRLHVAWEFSRACHETDSIRRVAQAYIAALESLVVDHVEQSASGLPQALASVIPDEIDGVYALTPTQQGMLFHGLYEPASDAYFSSLDFRIDGALDVERFRRAWDAVMHRHDILRTSFHWEELESPVQVVHRRIDLPWHEEDLSAASAEEAERRWDAYLTQDRARGFDFTRAPLMRVGLFRVGPQAWRFYWSHHHILLDGWSSARLLSEVAAAYQALSADAATRRPAPPAFRDYVRWLERQDAGAAERFWKTKLEDFPTTTPLVLGRPELDGTAAPGAYLEEQLLLSERDTQRLVAFAQASRITLNTLAQGAWAQLLGRYSGEADVVFGTIVSGRPASLPDSDEMVGLFINTLPVRVRIDKRPTAAWLAQLQMDLAQQEDYAHYPLADIQKFAGLPPGVPLFESLLIFQNYPVEEALADALPGLRIGAFHVSDPNNYPLTLVVTPGKRLSLQVLYDDGRFDRETIVRLLRHVETLLVGLASEEDRPTGGIPLLTTAERDEILLDWNDTFAPVPSDRTLPELIEAAAAAHPERIAVRCGTVVRTYRELVEGADRIARHLLQAAPIQPDDRIAVWMPRSHLMLETILAIWKCGAAYVPVDPAYPARRVEAILASARPTVIVATDCVPPPALSSIPTVDPSRLPDDRGADAPAPSAPRCRPADLAYVIFTSGSTGQPKGAMVEHRGMLNHVLAMARRVGLGAHSAVAQTASHCSDISVWQCFAALVSGGTTVIYPDAVILEPALLIDSLHRDRITAMQFVPSYLATFLVELERHAAPAFPHLDTLLTIGETLQPASVRTWFRLNPAVRLINAYGPTEASDSVAHYSMECAPDLPAIPIGRPIENLRLYVVDADMNLCPIGVKGEICIGGAGVGRGYLFDETRTRAVFRDDPFNPEPGARLYHTGDVGCFGPDGNLHFFGRRDFQVKVRGYRIELGEIEAALTDLEGISNAVVVARNAADAETTLCAYASGTGWTPASLRQALREKLPAHMVPDTVMLLPALPVTPNGKINRAALPLPDAASAPDGVPAEPRTPTEAALLRIFAEVLGRQPNGVDDNFFEHGGQSLKAIQMVSRIRRELKLNVAVADVFHAPTPRELAKKLVSTATAGAEEIIPALPAQPSYAVSRAQKRIWLASRSADPSTYNMAGALQLDGAVDTARLVHAFDALVDRHESLRTVFAMIEGELRQRILSREASGFRVEQTELAEEAGPDAIDALIRAESEQPFDLASGPLFRVKLVRLSPEQHLLLLNMHHVISDAWSIRVLTDDLHALYAGRDLPPLAIQYRDYAAWHNACLDDSRAAAHRAYWLEQLAPPLPRLQLAPDYPRPERLSHAGQTLDVELPDLHAAELAKLARAHHTSLYAVILSSFCVLLHRYTGREDIVIGSVSAGRDSEQLESQIGVFLNTVVLRVPLRKSATVDEVIDAVAKTSAQALEHASYPFDLLLEDLKIRTPANHFPIFDIQANYISAPAPQPGLRITDLSPADTTAKFDLSFQIVESEGRHRIQLIYNTRLFRPATIAAMRDRLLEIFDVFVRDPGTPVDRIALSGSAPAAGPKVRVGLRLKTAPEPTADDAVEENT from the coding sequence ATGCAGGAGGCGATGCTCTTTCATGCCGTGCACTCGCCCGGCGCGAGAAGCAGCTTCAACCAGCTCAGTTGCCGGATCGCCGGCAGCCTCGATCCCGCGCTGTTTCATGCCGCATGGCAGCAGCTCGTCGATCGGCATCCGGTGATGCGCACGTCGTTCCATTGGGAGGCGTTCGACAAGCCGATGCAGGTCGTGCACGCGCACGCCACGCTGCCGTGGGTGCAGGACGACTGGCGCGACCTGCCGGAAGACCAGCAGCGCGCGCGGTGGAGCGCGCATCTCGAAAGCGATCTGGCCGAGGGCTTCGCGCTCGATCGCGCGCCGCTCGTGCGCTGCCGCCTGGTGCGCGTCGCCGAGGACGCGTACCTGTTCAGCTGGAGCCACCATCACATCCTTGCCGATGGCTGGTGCCTGTCGCTCGTGATCGAGGAAATCTTCCAGGTCTACGGCGCGCTCACGCGCGGCCTGCCGCCGGCGCTGCCGCCGGTGCGCCCCTATCGCGACTACATCCAGTGGCTGCAGCAGCACGAACCGCAAGCCGCGCGGCAATACTGGACGCGTTATCTCGAAGGCTTCCGCACGCCGACCCCGCTGCCCACGGCGGCACGCGCGCAAGCGGGCGAGCGCTTCGGCGAGGGCCTCGCGCAAGTCCAGGCCGACCTGTCGGCCGACCTCAGCGCGCGCCTGCGGCAATTCGCGGCCCGGCACCACGTCACCCTCAACACCCTCGCGCAAGCGGCCTGGGCGCTCGTGCTGTCGCGCTACAGCGGGGAAACCGACGTGGTGTTCGGCGCCGTCGTCTCCGGACGGGGCGCCAACCTGCCGGGGATCGAAACCATGCTCGGCCTGTTCATCAATACGGTTCCGGTGCGGGTGCGGGTCGACCCGCGGCAGCCGCTCGCGCCGTGGCTGAAGATGATCCAGGCGCGCGTGGCCGCACGCGCGCCGTTCGAGCACACCCCGTTGCCCGACATCCAGCGCTGCAGCGAAGTCCCGCTGACGACGCCGCTGTTCGAAAGCAACATCACGTTCATGAATTACCCGCTGGACGAGTCGCTGACGCACGGCGCGCACGGCCTGGCGGTCGACGAGGTGCAGCTCTACAACCGCGCCGACATCCCGCTCGAATTCGTCGTGACGGCGCGCGACGACTGGAAGATGGAGCTGTCGTTCGACCCGCGGCGCTTCGATGAAGACGCGATGCAGCGCATGCTCGGCCACGTGGCCGCGACGCTCGACGCATTCACGGCCGATCCGAACCGGCTGCTCGGACGCATGCCGATTCTCCCCGAGGCCGAACGTCGTCAGTTGCTGGACACCTTCAACGACACCGCCGTGCCGTTCGACGCCGCGCTCACCGTCGTGCATCGCCTGGAGCAGGCCGCCGCGGACCACCCCGAACGGCCGGCGGTCGAGTACCGGGATGTCGTCCTGAGCGCAGGCGAGCTGAATGCCCGCGCGAACCGCACCGCTCACCGCCTGCTGGCCGCCGTCGAGCTGAAGCCGGACGCGCTGGTCGCGATCTGCATGCACCGGTCGGAGCGCCTGATGGAGGCGATCCTCGCCGTCTGGAAGTGCGGCGCCGCCTATATCCCGATCGATCCCAACTTTCCGGCGGCCCGCATCCGCACCATTCTCGAGGATTCCGGCGCCGACCTCGTCATGACCTGCGACGGCCTCCTGCCCGCCGAGCTGGCCGCGCTCGCGCCGGTCGTGTCGCTCGATGCCGCCACCGATATCGTCGACGACGCCAATCCCGGCCGCCCCGTGTCGCCCGACAGCCTCGCGTACGTGATCTACACGTCCGGCTCGACCGGCAAGCCCAAGGGGGCGATGGTCGAGCACGCGGGCATGCTGAATCACATGCTCGCCGAGATCGACGAGTTTTCGATCTCGGCGTCGTCGGTGATCGCGCAGACCGCGCCGCATTGCTTCGATATTTCGGTCTGGCAATTTTTCACGGCGCCGCTCGTCGGCGGCAAGACCGTGATCGTCGACGACGAACGGATTCGCGATCCCGCGTGCTTCCTGGAGTACCTGGAATCCGCCCGGATCAGCATCCTCGAACTGGTGCCGTCCTATCTGTCCGCGCTGCTCGACCGCGCGTCGGAACGGCCGGCGCTGATGCGGCACCTGCGGCACCTGCTCGTCACTGGCGAAATGGTCAGCCCGGCCCTGGTGAAACAGTGGTTCGACGTGTTCCCGGACATCGCGGTGGTGAACGCGTATGGCCCGGCGGAAGCGTCCGACGATGTCGCGCAGCACCGCATGGCGCACGCGCCGAACACGCCCTACGTGCCGGTCGGCAAGCCGATCCGCAACGTGCGCATCTATGTCGTCGACCCGCAGATGAACCTGTGCCCGATCGGGATTCCCGGCGAGCTTTGCGTGTCCGGCGTCGCGGTCGGCCGCGGCTATCTCAACAACGAAGCCGGCACGCGGGAGGCCTTCGTCGAGGACCCGTTCCATCCGGCCCGCGGCGTGCGCATGTACCGCACCCGCGACATCGGCTGCTATCTCCCCGACGGGACGCTCGTGCTCCACGGTCGCAAGGATCATCAACTGAAGATTCGCGGCTACCGCATCGAGCTCGGGGAGATCGACAACGCGCTGGCCGCCATTCCGGAAATCCGCCAGGCGGCCGCGCTCGATTATCGCGACGAGGCCGGCCGCGCCGCCCTGTGCGCGTATGTCGCGTTCCGCGACGGCGCGTCGCTGAGCGACGCCGAGATCGCCGCCGCGTTGTCCGCCACGCTGCCGGCCTACATGGTGCCGGGCATCTACGTGGTGCTCGACGCGCTGCCGTTGAGCGGCAACGGCAAGATCGACCGCAAGGCGTTGCCGCCGCTGGACCGGTCGCGGCTCTCGGCCGCGGGACAGGGGCCGGCGCTGCCGCGCACGCCCACCGAGACGCTGCTGTGCCGCATCTGGGGCGAAGCGCTGGGCATTCCTTCGCCCGGCATCCACGACAATATTTTCGCGCTGGGCGGCGATTCGATTCTCAGCATGCGGATCGTGGCGCTGGCCGCCAAGGCGGGCCTGAAGATCACTACCCGGCTCATCTTCCAGCATCCGACGGTCGCCGAGCTCGCCGCCGTGGCCACTCGCGGCGAAGCCCAAGCGGCGGAGTTCGTCGCGTCGTCCGGCCCGCTGCCGCTGACGCCGATCCAGAAGCGCTTCTTTTCGCAGCGCAAGGACGATCAGGACCAGTACAACCAGGCGGTGCTGCTCGATGTCCCGCCGGACCTCGATCCGGTCGCGCTGCGCCAGGCCCTCCGGCACGCGGCCAAATGGCATGACGCGCTTCGGCTGCGCTTTCGCGCGGACGCGTCCGGCTGGATTCAGGAAGTCGTCGACGATCCGGAGATCCCCGTCGGCGTGCTCGACATCCGCGCCGATCAGCTCGCGCAGCACGTCGCGCACGCGCATGCGAGCCTGAATCTGGCGGACGGCCCCGTCTTGCGCGCGAACCTGTTCCGCGTCGACGAAGGAAGATCGCTTCGTCTGCTGCTGGTCGCCCATCATCTGGTGATCGACGGCGTGTCATGGGGCGCGCTGCTCGAAACCGTGTACGACGCCTATACCCGCCTGCGCAGCGGCAAAGCGCCCGAATTCGCGGGCAGCGGCGCGTCGTGGACCGCATGGACCCGGGCCCTGTCGAACTGGGCCGGCTCCGGCGCCGCCAACGCCGATCTCGCCCATTGGCAGGCCCTCGCGCGTTCGACGCCGCCCGGCCTGCCGCTCGATCGCGCCGCAACGGCCGACGCCAATACGGTGTCGTCCGCCGAAACGATCGTGGTCGAGCTGGGCGAATCCGCGACCGCGGCCTTGCTGGCCGCCGCGCCCCGCGCCTACGACGCCCGGATCAACGACTTGCTGCTGGCCGCGCTCGCGCGCGTGGTCAGCGACTGGAGCGGATGCGCCGACGTCCTGCTGGATCTCGAAGCGCACGGGCGCGAGGAACACGTCGCGGACCTCGACGTCTCGCGAACGGTGGGCTGGTTTACGTCCCTCTTCCCGGTCCTGCTGAAGGTCGATGCGGGCCCGCACGATCCGGCGCGCCTGGTTGCGTCGGTCAAGGCGCAGCTGCGCGCCGTGCCGGCCGCGGGCATCAGCTACGGCGTGCTGCAAGACCGGCTCGACGGCCCGGCTCCGCAGCCCCGGCTGCTGTTCAACTACCTGGGTCAGATCGACCAAGTGCTGACCGCCGCACGCGACTGGAAGCAGGCCGCCGAGCCGAGCGGAGACGGCCGCAACGCGAACCAGCAGCGCGAGCATCTGCTCGACATCAACGCGTACGTGACCGGCAACCGTCTGCACGTTGCGTGGGAGTTCAGCCGGGCCTGTCACGAAACGGACAGCATCCGGCGCGTCGCGCAGGCGTACATCGCGGCGCTCGAATCCCTCGTCGTCGACCATGTCGAGCAGTCCGCTTCGGGTCTGCCGCAGGCGCTGGCCTCGGTCATCCCGGACGAGATCGACGGCGTCTACGCGCTGACGCCGACCCAGCAGGGCATGCTGTTCCACGGCCTGTACGAACCGGCGTCGGATGCGTATTTCAGCAGCCTCGATTTCCGCATCGACGGCGCACTCGACGTCGAACGGTTCCGCCGCGCGTGGGATGCGGTGATGCACCGGCACGACATCCTGCGAACCTCGTTTCACTGGGAAGAACTCGAAAGCCCGGTACAGGTCGTGCATCGGCGCATCGACCTGCCCTGGCATGAGGAGGATCTGAGCGCGGCTTCCGCCGAGGAAGCAGAACGACGTTGGGACGCGTACCTGACGCAAGACCGGGCGCGCGGCTTCGACTTTACCCGCGCGCCGCTGATGCGCGTGGGGCTGTTCCGCGTGGGCCCGCAGGCATGGCGCTTCTACTGGAGCCATCACCACATCCTGCTCGACGGGTGGAGCTCCGCCCGGCTGCTGAGCGAAGTGGCCGCCGCCTATCAGGCCCTGTCGGCCGACGCCGCCACGCGGCGGCCCGCGCCGCCGGCCTTCCGCGATTACGTGCGCTGGCTGGAGCGTCAGGACGCCGGGGCCGCGGAGCGCTTCTGGAAGACGAAGCTCGAGGATTTCCCGACGACGACGCCGCTCGTGCTCGGTCGCCCCGAACTCGACGGAACGGCCGCACCGGGCGCCTATCTGGAGGAGCAGCTTCTGCTCTCCGAGCGCGACACGCAGCGGCTCGTCGCGTTCGCGCAAGCCAGCCGCATCACGCTCAACACGCTCGCCCAGGGCGCGTGGGCACAGTTGCTGGGCCGCTATAGCGGCGAAGCGGACGTCGTGTTCGGCACGATCGTTTCCGGTCGCCCGGCGTCGCTGCCGGACTCGGACGAGATGGTCGGGCTGTTCATCAACACGCTGCCGGTGCGGGTCCGCATCGACAAGCGCCCGACGGCCGCGTGGCTGGCCCAATTGCAGATGGATCTCGCGCAGCAGGAGGACTATGCGCACTATCCGCTCGCCGACATCCAGAAATTCGCCGGCCTGCCGCCCGGCGTGCCGCTCTTCGAAAGCCTGCTCATCTTCCAGAACTATCCGGTCGAGGAAGCGCTGGCCGATGCGCTTCCCGGTCTGCGCATCGGCGCATTCCACGTGTCCGATCCGAACAACTACCCGCTGACGCTGGTCGTGACGCCGGGCAAGCGCCTGTCGTTGCAGGTGCTGTACGACGATGGCCGCTTCGACCGCGAAACGATCGTCCGCCTGCTGCGCCATGTCGAAACCCTGCTCGTCGGCCTTGCGTCCGAAGAGGATCGCCCGACCGGAGGCATTCCGCTCCTCACCACGGCCGAGCGGGACGAGATCCTGCTGGACTGGAACGACACCTTCGCGCCGGTCCCGTCCGACCGGACGCTGCCCGAACTGATCGAGGCCGCCGCCGCCGCGCACCCCGAGCGCATCGCGGTCCGCTGCGGCACGGTGGTCCGCACCTATCGGGAACTCGTCGAAGGCGCCGACCGGATCGCCCGGCATCTGCTGCAGGCCGCGCCGATTCAGCCGGACGACCGGATCGCCGTATGGATGCCGCGCTCGCACCTGATGCTGGAAACGATCCTGGCGATCTGGAAGTGCGGCGCGGCGTACGTGCCCGTCGATCCGGCCTATCCGGCCCGGCGGGTCGAGGCGATCCTCGCGTCGGCCCGGCCGACGGTCATCGTCGCCACCGACTGCGTGCCGCCGCCGGCGCTGTCGTCCATTCCGACGGTCGATCCGTCGCGCCTGCCCGACGATCGCGGCGCCGACGCGCCGGCGCCGTCGGCGCCGCGTTGCCGGCCTGCGGACCTCGCCTACGTGATCTTCACGTCGGGCTCGACCGGCCAGCCCAAGGGCGCGATGGTCGAGCATCGCGGCATGCTCAACCACGTGCTCGCGATGGCGCGCAGGGTCGGGCTCGGCGCGCACAGCGCGGTCGCGCAGACCGCTTCGCACTGCTCCGACATTTCGGTCTGGCAATGCTTCGCGGCGCTGGTGTCGGGCGGCACGACGGTGATCTATCCCGATGCCGTGATCCTCGAGCCTGCACTGCTGATCGACAGCCTGCACCGCGACCGCATCACGGCGATGCAATTCGTCCCGTCGTATCTGGCGACCTTTCTCGTCGAGCTGGAACGGCACGCGGCGCCGGCTTTCCCGCACCTCGACACGCTGCTGACCATCGGCGAAACCCTGCAGCCCGCGTCCGTGCGAACCTGGTTCCGGCTGAATCCGGCGGTCCGGCTCATCAATGCCTACGGGCCGACCGAGGCTTCGGACTCCGTTGCGCATTACAGCATGGAATGCGCGCCCGACCTCCCCGCGATTCCGATCGGCCGCCCCATCGAGAACCTGCGCCTCTACGTCGTGGACGCCGACATGAATCTCTGCCCGATCGGCGTCAAGGGCGAAATCTGCATCGGGGGGGCCGGCGTCGGGCGCGGCTACCTGTTCGACGAAACACGCACCCGCGCGGTGTTCCGCGACGATCCGTTCAATCCGGAACCGGGTGCGCGCCTTTATCACACCGGCGATGTCGGCTGCTTCGGGCCGGACGGCAACCTTCACTTCTTCGGACGCCGCGACTTCCAGGTCAAGGTTCGCGGCTATCGCATCGAGCTGGGGGAAATCGAAGCCGCGCTGACCGATCTCGAAGGCATCTCCAACGCCGTCGTGGTCGCCCGCAATGCTGCGGATGCCGAAACGACCCTGTGCGCGTACGCGTCGGGAACCGGCTGGACGCCCGCAAGCTTGCGCCAGGCGCTGCGCGAAAAACTGCCGGCCCATATGGTGCCCGACACCGTGATGCTGCTGCCGGCGCTTCCCGTCACGCCGAACGGCAAGATCAACCGCGCCGCGCTGCCGCTCCCCGATGCCGCGTCCGCACCCGACGGCGTGCCGGCGGAACCGCGCACGCCCACCGAAGCGGCGCTGCTGCGCATCTTCGCCGAGGTGCTCGGCCGCCAGCCGAACGGTGTCGACGACAACTTCTTCGAGCACGGCGGCCAGAGCCTCAAGGCGATCCAGATGGTCAGCCGGATTCGCCGCGAACTGAAGCTGAACGTCGCGGTCGCCGATGTTTTCCATGCGCCGACGCCGCGCGAGCTCGCGAAGAAGCTGGTTTCCACCGCCACCGCCGGCGCGGAGGAAATCATTCCGGCGCTCCCTGCGCAACCGTCGTACGCGGTGTCTCGCGCGCAGAAGCGCATCTGGCTCGCGAGCCGCAGCGCGGACCCGTCCACGTACAACATGGCGGGTGCGCTGCAACTGGACGGCGCCGTCGATACGGCGCGCCTCGTCCATGCGTTCGACGCGCTGGTCGATCGCCACGAAAGCCTGCGCACCGTGTTTGCGATGATCGAAGGCGAGCTGCGGCAACGCATCCTCAGCCGCGAAGCGTCCGGATTCCGGGTCGAGCAGACGGAGCTCGCGGAAGAGGCCGGGCCGGACGCGATCGATGCGCTGATCCGCGCGGAAAGCGAGCAGCCCTTCGATCTCGCGTCGGGCCCGCTGTTTCGCGTCAAGCTGGTCCGGCTCTCGCCGGAGCAGCATCTGCTGTTGCTGAACATGCACCACGTGATATCGGATGCGTGGTCGATCCGCGTGCTGACCGACGATCTGCATGCGCTTTACGCGGGACGCGACCTGCCGCCGCTTGCCATCCAGTACCGCGACTACGCCGCGTGGCACAACGCCTGCCTGGACGATTCGCGCGCCGCCGCGCATCGCGCGTACTGGCTCGAGCAACTGGCGCCGCCGCTGCCCCGCCTGCAACTGGCGCCGGATTACCCGCGCCCCGAGCGGCTGAGCCACGCCGGGCAGACGCTCGACGTGGAACTGCCGGACCTGCACGCGGCGGAACTCGCGAAGCTGGCCCGCGCTCACCATACATCGCTGTACGCGGTGATCCTGTCGTCGTTCTGCGTGCTGCTGCACCGCTACACGGGGCGTGAGGACATCGTCATCGGCAGCGTGTCGGCCGGGCGCGACAGCGAAC